A genomic region of Candidatus Neomarinimicrobiota bacterium contains the following coding sequences:
- a CDS encoding DUF5916 domain-containing protein: protein MTLQRLQGPITLDGFSDEPAWQSIEPFDVIMHRPTFGLPPTERTEIRVGYDDDYLYVSGRMFDSEPEGIQDGGLDRDNLNPSTDFFGIILDTFNDNENALTFATSPVGIRVDAAVFNDAQGQFPLNVSWNTFWDVAVQKNGQGWFAEMRIPFSSLRFQDRDGQVTMGMTVWRYIPRKFESIVFPPISPKWGFWSNWKPSQAKRIGFEGVYSQNPLYITPYTLGGIGQASELNVDETAYDLQRDQTREMGLDIKYGLSSNLTLDITANTDFAQVEADDEQVNLTRFSLFFPEKRLFFQERSSIFDQSLGGPNRLFYSRRIGLSDEGLVPVMGGLRLVGRLGSWDLGALDMQTAEATFMSEGDTTSIPSENFSVARLRRRVLNPYSYVGGMITSRIATNGEKNIAYLLDGIVRPFGDDYLEVNLAQTFDSNDAETLSALKRMRLRLSWERRSEEGLGFDLSFSRQGKDYNPRLGFVPRENYTLFRNVVSYGWFYGEDSPIFSQIVALTSLFFFGNDDGSLESAEFGPKWDLTFKSGALSSIDLRLLTETLTDTFDLDSSTYVPPGKYTFAIAQGSYATPFGALLRIETSINAGTFYDGRRVSLQAKPTWVISRYLELSGGIELNRIRFSSRNQEFDSRIFRLRSKITLSTVLSISSFIQYNNEIDGIIVNLRLRYNPKEGTDLYVVYNEGINTDRHRLEPSPPFTDSRIILLKYSTTFQPRL from the coding sequence ATGACCCTTCAGCGCCTCCAGGGCCCCATCACTCTGGATGGATTTAGCGACGAACCTGCCTGGCAATCCATCGAGCCTTTTGATGTCATCATGCATCGACCCACCTTCGGTCTTCCCCCAACGGAGCGGACAGAAATTCGAGTTGGCTATGACGACGACTACCTTTATGTGTCTGGACGCATGTTTGACTCTGAACCTGAAGGAATTCAGGACGGCGGCCTTGACCGTGATAATCTGAATCCCAGTACTGACTTCTTTGGCATTATCCTGGACACCTTCAATGACAATGAAAATGCCCTGACATTCGCGACGTCACCAGTAGGCATCCGCGTTGATGCAGCCGTGTTCAATGACGCCCAGGGTCAATTTCCTCTAAATGTCAGCTGGAATACATTTTGGGATGTGGCAGTTCAGAAGAATGGACAAGGGTGGTTTGCAGAAATGCGCATTCCGTTTTCGAGCCTTCGATTTCAAGATAGAGATGGGCAAGTGACCATGGGCATGACAGTCTGGCGATATATCCCGAGAAAGTTCGAGAGCATTGTTTTTCCTCCCATATCCCCAAAGTGGGGCTTCTGGAGTAATTGGAAACCGTCGCAGGCCAAGCGGATAGGATTCGAAGGTGTCTATTCCCAGAATCCGCTGTATATCACGCCGTATACTCTAGGAGGAATCGGCCAAGCATCAGAGCTTAACGTCGATGAAACGGCCTACGACCTCCAACGCGATCAGACCAGGGAGATGGGTCTGGACATAAAGTATGGGTTATCAAGCAACCTTACGCTGGACATTACGGCCAATACGGATTTCGCCCAGGTGGAGGCAGACGACGAGCAGGTGAACCTGACCCGGTTTTCCCTATTCTTTCCGGAGAAACGACTCTTTTTCCAGGAGCGATCCTCGATTTTCGACCAGAGTCTTGGAGGTCCGAACCGCCTATTCTACAGCCGTCGCATCGGTCTATCCGATGAAGGCCTCGTCCCTGTCATGGGGGGACTGCGCCTCGTGGGACGTCTGGGTAGCTGGGACCTGGGTGCTCTGGATATGCAGACTGCCGAAGCCACGTTTATGAGCGAAGGCGACACAACCAGCATCCCGTCTGAAAACTTTTCGGTAGCACGACTCCGCCGACGGGTGCTGAACCCATATTCGTATGTGGGCGGAATGATCACGAGCCGCATAGCCACTAATGGAGAGAAGAATATCGCCTACCTCCTTGATGGGATTGTGCGCCCTTTTGGCGATGACTACCTGGAGGTGAATCTAGCCCAAACATTCGACAGCAACGACGCGGAGACTCTCAGTGCGTTGAAAAGGATGCGTCTGCGCCTGAGCTGGGAACGTCGCAGTGAGGAAGGGCTGGGATTTGATCTGAGTTTCTCGCGGCAAGGAAAGGACTACAACCCCCGCCTGGGTTTTGTACCTCGGGAAAATTATACTCTTTTCAGAAATGTTGTCTCTTATGGCTGGTTCTACGGAGAAGACTCCCCGATTTTCAGTCAAATCGTTGCTCTTACCAGCCTTTTCTTCTTTGGTAACGATGATGGCAGTCTCGAATCGGCAGAATTCGGTCCCAAATGGGATCTGACGTTCAAGTCGGGAGCACTTAGCTCAATAGATCTGAGACTACTCACCGAAACATTGACAGACACTTTCGACCTGGACAGCAGCACTTACGTCCCTCCTGGCAAGTACACTTTTGCCATTGCCCAGGGATCTTACGCGACTCCTTTCGGGGCGCTTCTTCGAATTGAGACAAGCATCAATGCCGGGACATTCTACGATGGCCGCCGGGTTTCGCTGCAGGCCAAACCAACATGGGTCATCTCCCGGTATCTTGAACTGAGCGGAGGTATTGAGCTAAACAGGATACGATTCTCATCGCGAAATCAGGAGTTTGATTCCCGAATATTTCGATTGCGCTCTAAGATCACACTGTCCACAGTTCTGTCTATTTCCTCTTTCATCCAGTACAATAACGAAATTGACGGAATAATCGTCAACCTTCGGCTGCGCTACAATCCGAAGGAGGGGACCGATCTATACGTGGTTTATAACGAAGGGATCAATACGGATCGACACCGGCTCGAGCCGTCCCCGCCCTTTACGGATTCCAGGATCATACTCCTTAAGTACTCGACGACTTTTCAGCCACGGCTGTAG
- a CDS encoding methyltransferase domain-containing protein, with protein sequence MHSKEQLALRIQELIDNEKIRTCGKEISEIYASRQQTRFNLTLQTCKKYVPQKESNVLDVGRSDLTHKLSRYYSHVMSLGFDLNLDDGGHRETVEIDNVEHITYDLNESKHVDTWPDYPGKFDLITLCETVEHLNTPPEFSLLMLKYFLKSNGYLVVTTPNAVSIHKRILFLMGKNPFERIRYFSQNPGDFRQYTRAEFRELAKTCDLRIVQCNTVDFQRSRHLFLRVIMRVPQFKDSIVAVFSK encoded by the coding sequence ATGCACTCAAAAGAGCAGCTGGCCCTCAGGATTCAGGAACTGATTGACAATGAAAAGATCAGAACATGCGGAAAAGAGATATCTGAGATTTACGCGTCAAGACAGCAAACGAGATTCAATTTAACTCTTCAAACCTGCAAGAAATACGTTCCCCAAAAGGAGTCCAACGTTCTCGACGTTGGAAGGAGCGACCTTACCCATAAACTGTCAAGATACTACTCCCACGTAATGAGCTTGGGATTCGATCTGAACCTGGATGACGGCGGCCATAGAGAGACCGTTGAGATAGACAACGTGGAACACATCACCTATGATCTGAATGAATCAAAACACGTCGATACCTGGCCTGACTATCCAGGTAAATTCGATCTCATTACACTTTGTGAGACTGTAGAGCACCTGAACACCCCACCAGAGTTCAGTCTGCTTATGCTAAAGTATTTTCTTAAGTCAAATGGTTATCTAGTTGTTACCACGCCAAATGCGGTTTCAATTCATAAACGAATACTGTTTTTAATGGGGAAGAATCCGTTTGAGAGAATAAGATACTTCAGCCAAAATCCCGGAGATTTCAGACAATATACAAGAGCTGAATTTAGGGAATTGGCTAAGACCTGTGACCTCAGAATTGTTCAATGCAACACCGTCGATTTTCAGAGGAGCCGTCATCTTTTCTTGAGAGTTATCATGAGAGTGCCACAATTCAAGGATAGTATAGTCGCGGTTTTCAGTAAATAG